From a region of the Paracoccus contaminans genome:
- a CDS encoding TRAP transporter small permease produces the protein MSHQPHHPVSVAEMAHAFEDEGASEVDLSPYRIEDWVTLALFWLMALCVFLQFFTRYVLNNSLAWTEEIAANCLVVIVFVGAAMCVRMGRHIAVDLLYRFLPAGAVRVLQVVVDLISIGFFAYMAWLFWRYIEIVGSERMVTVDLPRGIVFYSVLAAFILMALRALQRFVRDLRHGRAVDEDAGPIGV, from the coding sequence ATGAGCCACCAGCCGCACCACCCCGTCAGCGTCGCGGAAATGGCGCATGCCTTCGAGGATGAAGGCGCCAGCGAGGTCGATCTGTCCCCTTACCGGATCGAGGACTGGGTCACGCTGGCCCTGTTCTGGCTGATGGCGCTGTGCGTGTTCCTGCAGTTCTTCACCCGTTATGTGCTGAACAACAGCCTCGCCTGGACCGAGGAGATCGCGGCCAACTGCCTTGTGGTGATCGTCTTTGTCGGCGCGGCGATGTGCGTGCGCATGGGCCGGCATATTGCGGTCGATCTGCTCTATCGCTTTCTGCCTGCGGGGGCGGTGCGCGTGCTGCAGGTTGTCGTCGACCTGATCTCGATCGGCTTTTTTGCCTACATGGCCTGGCTGTTCTGGCGTTATATCGAGATTGTCGGGTCCGAACGGATGGTCACCGTCGATCTGCCGCGGGGCATCGTCTTCTATTCCGTCCTCGCCGCCTTCATCCTGATGGCGCTGCGCGCGCTGCAACGCTTTGTCCGCGACCTGCGCCACGGCCGCGCCGTGGACGAGGACGCCGGCCCGATCGGAGTCTGA
- a CDS encoding Ldh family oxidoreductase, with protein sequence MHDTVSLSELDIFCRSALAAVGADDATVDAATRAMMHASELGVDSHGVRLLPHYLSALQGGRLNRNPNLRVVGGFGAVEVLDADHAHGAVGAYHGMQRACELARQYGLGAVAVRNNSHFGAGGAYALDAARRGFVGLAFCNSDSFVRLHEGAERFHGTNPIAAAVPVPQGEPWLLDMATSAIPYNRVLLYRSLGIELPPGVASDGQGIDTADAQAADMLAPLGGEFGFKGAALAGLAEILSAVLTGMRLSFDIPPMAGPDLASPRLLGCFVMALNPEAFLDRAAFDAGMRRYLDRLRGSLARQGGRVMAPGDREWSVAAERRAKGVTLDPATAQAFAAFAADHGLTAPIG encoded by the coding sequence ATGCACGACACGGTCAGCCTTTCCGAACTCGATATCTTCTGCCGCAGCGCCCTTGCCGCCGTGGGCGCGGATGATGCCACCGTGGACGCGGCGACGCGGGCAATGATGCATGCAAGCGAGCTGGGGGTGGACAGCCACGGCGTGCGGCTGCTGCCGCATTACCTGTCCGCGCTGCAGGGCGGGCGGCTGAACCGCAATCCGAACCTGCGGGTGGTCGGCGGGTTCGGGGCGGTCGAGGTGCTGGATGCCGACCACGCGCACGGCGCCGTGGGGGCCTATCACGGGATGCAGCGCGCCTGCGAACTGGCGCGGCAATACGGCCTGGGCGCGGTGGCGGTGCGCAACAATTCGCATTTCGGCGCAGGGGGGGCCTATGCGCTGGATGCGGCGCGGCGCGGCTTTGTCGGGCTGGCCTTCTGCAATTCCGACAGCTTCGTGCGGCTGCATGAGGGGGCCGAACGCTTTCACGGCACCAATCCGATCGCCGCGGCGGTGCCGGTGCCGCAAGGCGAGCCATGGCTGCTGGACATGGCGACCAGCGCGATCCCCTATAACCGTGTGCTGCTGTATCGCAGCCTCGGGATCGAGCTGCCGCCGGGCGTCGCCTCGGATGGGCAGGGCATCGACACCGCGGATGCGCAGGCGGCCGACATGCTGGCGCCGCTTGGCGGGGAATTCGGCTTCAAGGGCGCGGCGCTGGCCGGGCTGGCCGAGATCCTGTCGGCGGTGCTGACGGGGATGCGGCTCAGCTTTGACATCCCGCCGATGGCGGGGCCGGATCTTGCCAGCCCCCGCCTGCTTGGCTGCTTCGTGATGGCGCTGAACCCGGAGGCATTCCTCGACCGCGCCGCGTTCGATGCAGGGATGCGCCGCTATCTCGACCGGCTGCGCGGATCGCTGGCCCGCCAGGGGGGCCGGGTAATGGCGCCAGGCGATCGTGAATGGTCTGTCGCTGCCGAACGGCGGGCCAAGGGCGTGACGCTGGACCCGGCGACGGCCCAGGCCTTTGCGGCCTTTGCCGCAGATCATGGGCTGACTGCCCCGATCGGCTGA
- a CDS encoding DeoR/GlpR family DNA-binding transcription regulator, translated as MALSIRQRDIVNLARATGKVGVEDLAARFDVSVQTIRRDLGELAGQGLMDRVHGGAVLVAGVANLGYEARRGLHQGAKEAIGRACAALIPDNSSLILNIGTTTEAVARALLNHRSLTVVTNNMNVANILTENDSCEVIVAGGRVRRSDGGLIGDLTSELLTNFKVDFAVVGCSALDADGDVLDFDLAEVRVSRTILRQARTRILVTDLSKLDRSAPVRVVSLADLDAVVTEAPLPAPLREACSGWNTRCVTAAG; from the coding sequence ATGGCGCTCAGCATCCGGCAACGCGACATCGTCAACCTTGCCCGCGCGACGGGCAAGGTTGGGGTCGAGGATCTGGCCGCGCGGTTCGACGTGTCGGTGCAGACCATCCGCCGCGATCTGGGCGAGCTGGCCGGGCAGGGGCTGATGGACCGCGTGCATGGCGGGGCCGTGCTGGTCGCGGGTGTCGCCAATCTTGGCTATGAGGCGCGGCGCGGCCTGCACCAGGGCGCGAAGGAGGCGATCGGCCGCGCCTGCGCCGCCCTGATCCCCGACAATTCCTCGCTGATCCTGAACATCGGCACCACGACCGAGGCGGTGGCGCGCGCGCTGCTCAACCATCGCAGCCTGACGGTTGTCACCAACAACATGAATGTCGCCAATATCCTGACGGAAAACGACAGCTGCGAGGTGATCGTGGCGGGCGGGCGGGTGCGGCGGTCGGATGGCGGGCTGATCGGCGATCTGACCAGCGAGCTGCTGACCAACTTCAAGGTCGATTTCGCCGTTGTCGGCTGTTCGGCGCTGGACGCAGACGGCGATGTGCTGGATTTCGACCTGGCCGAGGTGCGCGTCAGCCGCACCATCCTGCGCCAGGCGCGCACCCGCATCCTTGTCACCGACCTCAGCAAGCTGGACCGTTCGGCCCCCGTGCGGGTCGTCTCGCTGGCCGATCTGGACGCGGTCGTGACCGAGGCGCCCTTGCCCGCGCCGCTGCGCGAGGCCTGCTCCGGCTGGAACACCCGCTGCGTGACCGCGGCTGGCTGA
- a CDS encoding TRAP transporter large permease: protein MLLLIGSFLGLMIVGTPVAIAMAVASLIYLLVTGTAPDIVAAQRMIAGVESFPLIAVPFFILAGNLMNIAGVTGRIYHFALSLVGWMKGGLAQVNIIGSVVFSGMSGTALADAAGIGTIEIKAMKDHGYPVEAAVGVTAASATLGPIFPPSLPFVIYGMMANASIGALFMAGILPGIVMTSLMMLTVWLFARRHGWGSDTPFDLRELGKAGLEVLIVMSFPLAVWLLIQAGLSINVAVIVALAGLIALDCYFNWHAVMALMAPVLLIGGMTMGWFTPTEAAVAAVLWSLFLGLVRYRTMTFRTLAKASFDTIETTASVLFIVTAASIFAWLLTVSQAAQVFSDAMFALTDNWWTFLIVVNILLLIVGAFLDTIAAISILVPILMPVAAKYGIDPVHLGVILTLNLMIGLLTPPVGMVLFVLARISRMSVERTALAILPWMIPLFVALLIITFVPALTTWLPTQLGLIR from the coding sequence ATGCTGTTGCTGATCGGCTCTTTCCTGGGCCTGATGATCGTCGGAACGCCCGTCGCCATCGCCATGGCGGTCGCCTCGCTGATCTATCTGCTGGTCACCGGCACCGCGCCCGACATCGTCGCGGCGCAGCGGATGATCGCGGGGGTGGAAAGCTTTCCCCTGATCGCGGTGCCGTTCTTCATCCTGGCCGGCAACCTGATGAACATCGCGGGCGTCACGGGACGCATCTATCACTTTGCCCTGTCGCTGGTCGGCTGGATGAAGGGCGGGCTGGCGCAGGTGAACATCATCGGCTCGGTGGTGTTTTCCGGCATGTCCGGCACGGCGCTGGCCGACGCGGCCGGCATCGGCACCATCGAGATCAAGGCGATGAAGGACCACGGCTATCCGGTCGAGGCTGCGGTGGGCGTCACCGCCGCATCGGCCACGCTGGGCCCGATCTTTCCGCCCTCGCTGCCCTTCGTCATCTACGGGATGATGGCCAACGCATCCATCGGCGCGCTGTTCATGGCCGGCATCCTGCCCGGCATCGTGATGACCTCGCTGATGATGCTGACCGTGTGGCTGTTCGCCCGCCGCCATGGCTGGGGGTCGGACACGCCCTTCGATCTGCGCGAGCTGGGCAAGGCCGGACTGGAAGTGCTGATCGTGATGAGCTTTCCGCTGGCCGTGTGGCTGCTGATCCAGGCGGGGCTGTCGATCAACGTCGCGGTGATCGTCGCGCTGGCGGGCCTGATCGCGCTTGACTGCTATTTCAACTGGCATGCCGTCATGGCGCTGATGGCGCCGGTGCTGCTGATCGGCGGCATGACGATGGGCTGGTTCACGCCCACCGAGGCCGCCGTCGCGGCCGTCCTTTGGTCGCTGTTCCTGGGCCTTGTCCGCTATCGCACGATGACCTTCCGCACGCTGGCCAAGGCGTCCTTCGACACGATCGAGACGACCGCCTCGGTCCTCTTCATCGTCACGGCCGCGTCGATCTTTGCCTGGCTGCTGACCGTCAGCCAGGCGGCACAGGTGTTTTCGGACGCGATGTTCGCGCTGACCGACAACTGGTGGACCTTCCTGATCGTGGTGAACATCCTGCTGCTGATCGTGGGCGCGTTCCTGGACACCATCGCCGCGATCTCGATCCTCGTCCCGATCCTGATGCCGGTCGCGGCGAAATACGGGATCGACCCGGTGCATCTGGGCGTGATCCTGACGCTGAACCTGATGATCGGCCTGCTGACCCCGCCCGTGGGGATGGTGCTGTTCGTGCTGGCGCGCATTTCCAGGATGTCGGTGGAACGCACCGCGCTGGCGATCCTGCCCTGGATGATCCCGCTGTTCGTCGCGCTGCTGATCATCACCTTCGTGCCGGCGCTGACGACATGGCTGCCGACCCAGCTGGGACTGATCCGATGA
- a CDS encoding L-idonate 5-dehydrogenase, which produces MNRVARLYAAHDLRVETEPAPMPGKGQVLLRMAAGGICGSDLHYYHDGGFGPVRVRQPIIAGHEASGHVAALGLGVDGPAPGTLVAVNPSQPCGTCEYCARGQPIHCLNMQFMGSAMRLPHAQGMFRDLLVVPAAQVQAFPQGTTPAEAACTEPLAVCLHAVSQAVALLGDLAGLRVMITGAGPIGLLVLAAARHAGATEVIVTDLTDAALERARAMGAAQTINVASDAAAMEPLAEGKGQVDLLFDCSAAASALRNAFAVLRPRGVLIQVGVTGDMTIPLNALVGKEITWRGSQRFHDEFAVAARLIGSREIDVRPIISHSLPLARAVEAFELASDRSMACKVHLTFGDET; this is translated from the coding sequence ATGAATCGCGTCGCCCGCCTTTACGCCGCGCATGACCTGCGCGTGGAAACCGAACCCGCCCCGATGCCGGGCAAGGGGCAGGTGCTGCTGCGCATGGCCGCGGGCGGCATCTGCGGATCGGACCTGCATTATTACCACGATGGCGGCTTCGGCCCCGTCAGGGTGCGACAGCCGATCATTGCGGGCCACGAGGCATCGGGCCATGTCGCGGCGCTGGGGCTGGGGGTGGACGGCCCGGCGCCCGGCACGCTGGTCGCCGTCAACCCCTCGCAGCCCTGCGGGACATGCGAATACTGCGCCAGGGGCCAGCCGATCCATTGCCTGAACATGCAGTTCATGGGCAGCGCGATGCGCCTGCCCCATGCGCAGGGCATGTTCCGCGACCTGCTGGTTGTCCCCGCCGCGCAGGTCCAGGCCTTTCCGCAAGGCACCACCCCGGCCGAGGCAGCCTGCACCGAGCCGCTGGCCGTCTGCCTGCATGCCGTTTCGCAGGCGGTCGCCCTGCTGGGCGATCTGGCGGGTCTGCGCGTGATGATCACCGGGGCCGGGCCGATCGGGCTGCTGGTCCTAGCCGCCGCCCGCCACGCCGGCGCGACCGAGGTGATCGTCACCGACCTGACCGACGCGGCGCTGGAACGGGCGCGGGCGATGGGCGCCGCGCAGACGATCAACGTCGCATCCGATGCCGCGGCCATGGAGCCGCTGGCCGAAGGGAAGGGGCAGGTCGATCTGCTGTTCGATTGCTCGGCCGCCGCTTCCGCGCTGCGCAACGCCTTTGCCGTCCTGCGCCCGCGCGGGGTGCTGATCCAGGTCGGCGTCACGGGGGACATGACGATCCCGCTGAATGCGCTGGTCGGCAAGGAAATCACCTGGCGCGGATCGCAGCGGTTTCATGACGAATTCGCCGTGGCCGCCCGGCTGATCGGGTCGCGCGAAATCGACGTGCGCCCGATCATCAGCCATTCGCTGCCGCTGGCCCGCGCGGTCGAGGCGTTCGAACTGGCCTCGGACCGCAGCATGGCCTGCAAGGTCCACCTGACCTTCGGAGACGAGACATGA
- a CDS encoding FadR/GntR family transcriptional regulator has translation MRIDTPPRRPWRQVADLIQSLAAAEGLCAGDRLPSERELADRLQVSRPSLREALIALEVEGRVEIRKGSGIYMANGPRRTDSDPLESEGPFEILEARGVLESAIAEEAARRATPALIAALDANLRDMAAATDDRARVIPIDAAFHVAIADGTGNALLARLTSDIVAKRLSPLFSRLAGHFEGPPTWRCALAEHGAIRDAIAAGDPAAAREAMRRHLAQSRRRFTETFAEARAAEALDS, from the coding sequence ATGCGCATCGACACGCCGCCACGCAGGCCGTGGCGCCAGGTTGCCGACCTGATCCAGTCGCTGGCCGCAGCCGAAGGGCTGTGCGCGGGGGACCGGCTGCCTTCCGAGCGCGAGCTGGCCGATCGCCTTCAGGTCTCGCGCCCCTCGCTGCGCGAGGCGCTGATCGCGCTGGAGGTCGAGGGCAGGGTCGAGATCAGGAAGGGGTCGGGCATCTACATGGCCAACGGCCCGCGCCGGACGGACAGCGATCCCCTGGAAAGCGAAGGCCCGTTCGAGATCCTCGAGGCGCGGGGCGTTCTGGAAAGCGCCATCGCCGAGGAGGCGGCGCGGCGCGCAACGCCGGCGCTGATCGCGGCGCTTGATGCCAATCTGCGCGACATGGCCGCGGCGACGGATGACCGGGCGCGCGTCATCCCGATCGACGCGGCCTTCCACGTGGCCATCGCCGATGGCACGGGAAACGCGCTGCTGGCGCGCCTGACATCCGACATCGTTGCCAAGCGCCTTTCGCCCCTGTTCAGCAGGCTGGCCGGACATTTCGAAGGCCCGCCCACATGGCGCTGCGCGCTGGCCGAACACGGCGCGATCCGCGACGCCATCGCCGCGGGCGATCCCGCCGCCGCGCGCGAGGCGATGCGCCGGCACCTGGCCCAGTCGCGCCGCCGCTTTACCGAAACCTTCGCCGAGGCCCGCGCGGCCGAGGCGCTGGACAGCTGA
- a CDS encoding sialic acid TRAP transporter substrate-binding protein SiaP: MKSTLKALLGAAALLASTAIAHAETVLKWAHVYEASEPFHTESVWAAEEIAKRTEGRYKIDVFPASQLGKENDLNQGLKMGTVDIIISGSSFQARDFPRIGVTYYPYIFRDPSHLLAYTKSDIYKTLTAGYEEKTGNHIAATTYYGTRHTTTSDRQIKACADMAGLKIRVPDVPAYLAMPQACGANTTPIAFAEVYLALQNGTVEAQENPLTAIDAKKFYEVQKNIALTGHIVDHLNTVVSKSAWSALSDADKQIFTEVMMQAAERTTKIIEEREAKLAEDFKAKGLNVAEVDRPDFEKTVLEKVPFDKFGYEKADWEAIRAVQ; encoded by the coding sequence ATGAAATCGACCCTGAAGGCCCTTTTGGGCGCCGCCGCGCTGCTGGCCAGCACCGCCATCGCGCATGCCGAAACCGTGCTGAAATGGGCCCATGTCTATGAGGCGAGCGAGCCGTTCCACACCGAATCGGTCTGGGCCGCCGAGGAGATCGCCAAGCGCACGGAGGGCCGCTACAAGATCGACGTCTTTCCCGCCTCGCAACTGGGCAAGGAAAACGACCTGAACCAGGGCCTCAAGATGGGGACCGTGGACATCATCATCTCTGGCTCCAGCTTTCAGGCGCGGGACTTTCCCAGGATCGGGGTGACCTACTATCCCTATATCTTCCGCGATCCCTCGCATCTGCTCGCCTACACGAAAAGCGACATCTACAAGACGCTGACGGCGGGTTACGAGGAAAAGACCGGCAACCACATCGCCGCCACGACCTATTACGGCACGCGGCACACCACCACCTCGGACCGGCAGATCAAGGCCTGCGCCGACATGGCGGGCCTCAAGATCCGCGTCCCCGACGTGCCGGCCTATCTGGCGATGCCGCAGGCCTGCGGGGCCAACACCACCCCCATCGCCTTTGCCGAGGTCTATCTGGCCCTGCAGAACGGCACGGTCGAGGCGCAGGAAAACCCCCTGACCGCCATCGACGCCAAGAAGTTCTACGAGGTGCAGAAGAACATCGCCCTGACCGGCCATATCGTCGATCACCTGAACACGGTCGTCAGCAAGTCGGCCTGGTCCGCCCTGTCGGATGCCGACAAGCAGATCTTCACCGAGGTGATGATGCAGGCCGCCGAGCGCACCACCAAGATCATCGAGGAGCGCGAGGCGAAGCTGGCCGAGGATTTCAAGGCCAAGGGCCTGAACGTGGCCGAGGTGGACAGGCCCGACTTCGAGAAGACCGTTCTGGAAAAGGTGCCCTTCGACAAGTTCGGCTATGAAAAGGCCGACTGGGAAGCGATCCGCGCCGTCCAGTGA
- a CDS encoding ABC transporter ATP-binding protein, whose product MTLELRAITRAAQGQVWIHPTDLTLTPGSMNVLLGPTTAGKTTLMRLMAGLDAPSAGRILWNGADVTGQRVQDRKVAMVYQQFINYPAMTVYDNIASPLRLQGLPRAQIDARVRETADLMRLTPMLDRRPLELSGGQQQRTALARALVKNAGLVLLDEPLANLDYKLREELRAEIPRIFAQSGAIFVYATTEPEEALLLGGNTATMWEGRVTQFGPTPQVYRAPVDATTARVFADPPMNFAAVRVTGGQADLAGQALPVPGLADGSYQAGFRAPHLRLLPVPGALQFAARVDASEITGAETYLHLDVDGRRWTLLAEGVHALAPDHRLTVWLDPAHVYLFDAQGRLARPAPYARAA is encoded by the coding sequence ATGACGCTGGAACTGCGCGCCATCACCAGGGCGGCCCAGGGACAGGTCTGGATTCACCCGACCGACCTGACGCTGACACCCGGCAGCATGAATGTGCTGCTGGGGCCGACAACGGCGGGCAAGACGACGCTGATGCGCCTGATGGCGGGGCTGGATGCGCCCAGTGCGGGTCGCATCCTGTGGAACGGCGCGGATGTGACCGGCCAGCGGGTGCAGGATCGCAAGGTGGCGATGGTCTATCAGCAGTTCATCAACTATCCGGCGATGACGGTCTATGACAACATCGCCTCGCCCCTGCGCCTGCAAGGGCTGCCGCGCGCGCAGATCGACGCGCGCGTGCGCGAGACGGCCGATCTGATGCGCCTGACCCCGATGCTGGATCGCCGCCCGCTAGAGCTTTCGGGCGGCCAGCAGCAGCGCACGGCGCTGGCCCGCGCGCTGGTCAAGAATGCGGGCCTTGTCCTGCTGGACGAGCCGCTGGCCAACCTCGACTACAAGCTGCGCGAGGAACTGCGGGCCGAGATTCCGCGCATCTTTGCCCAGTCGGGCGCGATCTTCGTCTATGCCACGACCGAACCCGAGGAGGCGCTGCTCCTGGGCGGAAACACCGCGACGATGTGGGAAGGGCGCGTGACGCAGTTCGGCCCGACGCCGCAGGTCTATCGCGCGCCGGTCGATGCCACCACCGCCCGCGTCTTTGCCGACCCGCCGATGAACTTTGCCGCCGTGCGCGTGACGGGCGGGCAGGCCGATCTGGCGGGGCAGGCCCTGCCGGTGCCCGGTCTTGCGGATGGCAGCTATCAGGCCGGCTTCCGCGCGCCTCATCTGCGCCTGTTGCCGGTGCCGGGCGCGCTGCAATTCGCCGCGCGGGTGGATGCGAGCGAGATCACGGGGGCGGAAACCTATCTGCATCTGGACGTGGACGGCCGGCGCTGGACGCTGCTGGCCGAGGGGGTGCACGCCCTTGCCCCCGATCACCGGCTGACCGTCTGGCTCGATCCCGCCCATGTCTATCTGTTCGACGCGCAGGGCCGGCTGGCCCGCCCTGCCCCCTATGCGAGGGCAGCCTGA
- the glpD gene encoding glycerol-3-phosphate dehydrogenase → MSETTDLFIIGGGINGCGIARDAAGRGLSVRLAEQGDLAGATSSASTKLFHGGLRYLEFLELRLVREALQERETLLRAMPHISWPMRFVLPLDPEMRFESHTPVSRIMQAIMPWQRGRRPNLMIRAGLFLYDNLGKRRILPGTDSYPLHGRPEGAPLQPRLARAYEYSDCWVDDARLVVLNARDAAARGADILTRARVAEARRQGDLWHIRMQDGSSHRARLLVNAAGPWVGDVIRGIARLPSDEGVRLVRGSHIITRSLFDHGKSYFFQGPDGRIIFAIPYEGDFTLIGTTDVDHAGAPGEARCSDAERDYLLAFAARYFRRPPTAADVVWTYSGVRPLYDDGAKSATAATRDYVLSLDESGPPCLSVFGGKITTYRRLAESALERIAPHAPRMGAPWTAGAALPGGDFPVDGAPELIARLRAAYPFLTAGWANRLVRAYGTEAAAVLGGAAGPADLGRDFGATLTEAELRWMMTREWARTADDALWRRSKLGLRLDAAQQAAVAAFMESERAAA, encoded by the coding sequence ATGAGCGAAACGACCGACCTGTTCATCATCGGCGGCGGCATCAATGGCTGCGGCATCGCCCGTGACGCCGCGGGGCGCGGGCTGAGCGTCCGTCTGGCCGAGCAGGGCGATCTGGCCGGGGCCACGTCCTCGGCCTCGACCAAGCTGTTCCATGGCGGGCTGCGCTATCTGGAATTCCTCGAACTGCGGCTGGTGCGCGAGGCGCTGCAGGAACGCGAAACGCTGCTGCGCGCCATGCCGCATATCAGCTGGCCCATGCGCTTCGTGCTGCCGCTCGACCCCGAGATGCGGTTCGAAAGCCACACGCCCGTCTCGCGCATCATGCAGGCGATCATGCCCTGGCAACGCGGGCGCCGCCCGAACCTGATGATCCGCGCGGGGCTGTTCCTTTATGACAACCTGGGCAAGCGGCGCATCCTGCCGGGGACGGATTCCTATCCCCTGCACGGCCGACCCGAGGGCGCGCCGCTGCAACCGCGCCTGGCGCGGGCCTATGAATACAGCGACTGCTGGGTGGATGACGCGCGTCTGGTGGTGCTGAACGCCCGCGACGCCGCCGCACGCGGCGCCGACATCCTGACCCGCGCCCGCGTGGCCGAGGCGCGGCGGCAAGGCGATCTGTGGCATATCCGCATGCAGGACGGGAGCAGTCATCGCGCCAGGCTGCTGGTCAATGCCGCGGGCCCCTGGGTCGGCGACGTGATCAGGGGCATCGCCCGCCTGCCCAGCGACGAAGGCGTGCGCCTTGTCCGGGGCAGCCATATCATCACCCGCAGCCTGTTCGACCACGGCAAATCCTATTTCTTCCAGGGGCCGGACGGGCGCATCATCTTTGCCATCCCCTATGAGGGGGATTTTACCCTGATCGGCACCACCGACGTGGATCATGCCGGCGCCCCCGGCGAGGCCCGCTGTTCGGATGCCGAGCGTGATTATCTGCTGGCCTTTGCCGCGCGCTATTTCCGCCGCCCGCCGACCGCGGCCGACGTGGTGTGGACCTATTCGGGGGTGCGCCCCCTCTATGACGACGGGGCCAAGTCGGCGACCGCGGCCACGCGGGATTATGTGCTGTCGCTGGACGAAAGCGGGCCGCCCTGCCTCAGCGTGTTCGGCGGCAAGATCACCACCTATCGCCGGCTGGCCGAATCGGCGCTAGAACGGATCGCGCCCCATGCCCCGCGCATGGGCGCGCCATGGACGGCGGGCGCAGCCCTGCCCGGCGGGGATTTCCCCGTCGATGGTGCGCCAGAGCTGATCGCCCGCCTGCGCGCCGCCTATCCCTTCCTGACCGCCGGATGGGCCAACCGCCTGGTGCGCGCCTATGGGACCGAGGCGGCGGCGGTGCTGGGCGGGGCCGCCGGCCCGGCCGATCTGGGCCGCGATTTCGGCGCCACGCTGACCGAGGCGGAATTGCGCTGGATGATGACGCGCGAATGGGCGCGCACGGCCGATGACGCGCTGTGGCGGCGATCAAAGCTGGGCCTGCGGCTGGACGCGGCGCAGCAGGCGGCTGTCGCCGCCTTCATGGAAAGCGAAAGGGCCGCCGCATGA